From the genome of Candidatus Methylomirabilota bacterium:
CTCGGCTTGGCGACGAAGCTCTCGCGTGACATCTCCACCGTGACGGCGCGGTCGGTCCCGAGGTCGGCGGCGAGCCGCACCCACTCCCGCTGGCCCGAGAAGGAGTCGACCGCCTCGACGCTCACGAGGCGCCACGGGGCCCCGGGATCGAGCCGCTCGATCCGGAGGACCACCTGGGTCCGCGTCTCGTCGGGTCCCAGCACCACCCCCCAGAGAATCGCCACGCCGCGGCCCGCGAAGATGGCGTCGGCGCCCGGCACCATCTCGAGCTGGCCGTCGGCGAGCCTGGTGAGCGCCAGCAGTCCGGCCGTGACCAGGACACCGGCGCTCGCCAGACAGCGCCCACTCACGCCATGGACCGGAGGAGGGCTCGTCGCATCATGCGATCTCCGGGGGCCGGCCAGAGCCGCCCAGCTGGCTCAGGATCGGCTTCGGGATGACGAGCCGCACGCCCATGATGGGGCGGGGTGAGGTGCCGACCACCAGGTCGCCGACGAGCGAGAGCAGCATGTAGGCGTCCTCGGCATCCATGCCCTTCTCGCTCGCCAGGTACGTGATCCCCTGCTCGATCGCGTCGCGGGCGGCGGTGTCGAGGTCGGGTCCGAAGCCGACCAGGTGGAGCGCGTCGGCCGTCTCGATGCGCGGCCGCGCGACCGGGCGCGCGAGCAGCCCGAACCGAAGGCGCGCCGTGGCCGCGCACTCGACGCCGGTCCCGCAGGCGATGCCGTCCGAGATCACCGCGTGAGGATCGCCGAGTCCGAAGAGCGCGCCCGGCACGAACACGGGCAGGAAGACCCGGTGCCCCGCCGCGATCGGCTTCTGGTCGAGGTCCCCCCCGTGGAAACCGGCGATGCCGGCGCGGCCGCCGGTCGCCGGGGTCGTCGAGAAGGTCCCGAAGTTCGGGTAGACCGGCACCCGGATGCCGTCGAAGAGCACCAGGCCGTCCTTGATCGCGACCCGCTTCATCCGGGGCGTCGGAAAGCGTTGAGGCAGGAACCCCGCGTTCCGCTGGATCGCGACGAACCCCTCCGACCCGGTCCGGATCTCGAGGATGTCGACCACCAGCGTCTGTCCCGGCTCGGCGCCCTCGACGTAGACGGGCCCGGTCGCCGGCGGCGTGGGGTGGCCTTCCCACTCGGGCGTCCAGGGGTCGGGCACCTTGGCGATCTCCCGCTCCCCGCCGAACGCGTCCTGGACCTCCACCAGGAGCTCCTCGCCGGGAGCCACCCGGACCGCCGGCGGGCGGGCCGGGTCGAAGTGGTAGAAGGTGCGGTCGAGCCCGAGCCGCTTCACGGGGCTACCCTGGGTGAGGCAGCGGATCCGCCCGGCCTCATCCGGACTAGGCTGTCGGAGTAACCACGCGACACGCGTCTATCAACCCTCACGGTTGTTCGTCCACTCCGAGCGCGGGCTTGCCCGCGCAATTTTCCTCTGGGGGTGGGTCTGGGAGGGGGCCGTCGAGGCCCCCTCCCACACTCTAGACCCCCCCGAGCTCCGCGCGCACGATGGCCGCGCCCCGGCCCAAGGCCATGAGCTTCCCGCGAGCCACGTCTCGCGGCAGCGGCGCCATCCCGCAATTGGTGCAGGGGTAGAGGCGCTCCGGCGGCACGACCTCGATCACCCGTCGGATCGTGGCGGCGACCTCCTCCGGCGTCTCCACCCGCTCGATGGCGACGTCGATGACCCCGACGAGGACGTCCTTGGCCTCCAGCAGGCCGAGCAGCGCGAGCGGCACCCGCGAATTGGTGACCTCGACCGACACCTGATCGATCCGGCTCCGCGCCAGCAGGGGGAACGTCCGCTCGTACTGGCGCCACTCGAGGCCCAGCGACGCCTTCCACTCGATGTTGGCCCGAATCCCGTAGCCATAGCAGATGTGCACGGCGGTCTTGCAGCGGAGGCCGTCGATGGCCCGCTCCAGAGCCTCGACGCCCCACGCCTGCACCGCGTCCGCGTAGGCGTCGACGTTGAAGGCCGGCTCGTCGAGCTGGATGACGTCGACGCCGGCCGTGACGAGCTCGCGGGCCTCGGCGTTGATGGCGGCGGCGACGTCCAGGGCCACCCGGGCCCGGTCACCGTAGTGCTCGTCGGCCAGCGTATCGACGACGGTCATCGGTCCCGGAATCGTCCACTTGAGACGGCGCGTCGTGTGGGCGCGAGCCCACCGGACCTCGGCGCCGTGGATCGACGCCCGCCGCCGGACCGGCCCGACCACGGTGGGCACTTCGGCCTTGTAGCGGTCGCCGCGAATCCCGATGAAGGCTCGCCGGCCGGAATCGACTCCCTCCAGGCCCTCCACGAAGCCGTGGACGAAGTGCTGGCGCGACTGCTCGCCGTCCGTCACGATGTCGATGCCCGCCTGCTCCTGGTCGCGCAGGGCCAGGAGGACGGCGTCGCGCTTGCCCTCGGGCAGGGTTTCGGAGGGGAGGCGCCAGGGGGCCCACAGAACGTTCGGAGTGGCGAGCCAGGCCGGCTTCGGAAGGCTACCGACGATCGTCGTGTCCAGCATGGCGCGACCTCGCGCTCAGCTCAGCCTGGGGCGGGAGCGCCCGCTCAGCGGGCCCACCTGGCGAAGATGCGCTTCATCTCGGCCTCCGCCTGCCGGACGGATGTCTCGGGCGTCTGCTCGCCTCGCGCCGCCCGCGCGAACATGTGGGGAACGATGGAGCTGTTGACGACTTCCTCGATGGCCGCCGTCAGGTGCCCCGGATACCCCGGACAGGCGCTCCACCGCTCCGCCTCGGCCAGCATCGAGTAGGCGTGCGGGCTCTGCTTGTCGGCGGCGAGCTTGGCGCGGAGGTCGGCGACCGCCCGCGGATAGGCCGGGAAGTTGTAGAAGAGGCTCGTCCGGAAGGCGTCGTCGGAGGCGGCCACCAGGTCCACCAGGAAGCGCTTGGCCA
Proteins encoded in this window:
- a CDS encoding acetamidase/formamidase family protein; protein product: MKRLGLDRTFYHFDPARPPAVRVAPGEELLVEVQDAFGGEREIAKVPDPWTPEWEGHPTPPATGPVYVEGAEPGQTLVVDILEIRTGSEGFVAIQRNAGFLPQRFPTPRMKRVAIKDGLVLFDGIRVPVYPNFGTFSTTPATGGRAGIAGFHGGDLDQKPIAAGHRVFLPVFVPGALFGLGDPHAVISDGIACGTGVECAATARLRFGLLARPVARPRIETADALHLVGFGPDLDTAARDAIEQGITYLASEKGMDAEDAYMLLSLVGDLVVGTSPRPIMGVRLVIPKPILSQLGGSGRPPEIA
- a CDS encoding methionine synthase codes for the protein MLDTTIVGSLPKPAWLATPNVLWAPWRLPSETLPEGKRDAVLLALRDQEQAGIDIVTDGEQSRQHFVHGFVEGLEGVDSGRRAFIGIRGDRYKAEVPTVVGPVRRRASIHGAEVRWARAHTTRRLKWTIPGPMTVVDTLADEHYGDRARVALDVAAAINAEARELVTAGVDVIQLDEPAFNVDAYADAVQAWGVEALERAIDGLRCKTAVHICYGYGIRANIEWKASLGLEWRQYERTFPLLARSRIDQVSVEVTNSRVPLALLGLLEAKDVLVGVIDVAIERVETPEEVAATIRRVIEVVPPERLYPCTNCGMAPLPRDVARGKLMALGRGAAIVRAELGGV